The proteins below are encoded in one region of Aequorivita iocasae:
- a CDS encoding MBL fold metallo-hydrolase RNA specificity domain-containing protein: MKNNKINIHFLGAAGTVTGSKYLVDTGEKKILIDCGLFQGLKELRLKNWEYPPVEVSEIDMVLLTHGHLDHTGYLPRLVKQGFNGPIYGTNPTLDIAKIILNDSGKIQEQEAERANKEGYSKHSPAEPLYDLKDVEKTIPHFKGIPQSQWIPLFDGIRARFQYNGHILGATYIELDVHGKRFVFSGDIGRTNDLLLYPPLKPKKVDVLFIESTYGGRLHPDEVEALPQIEKLVNDTINRGGSLFVPSFSVERAQLMMLIFWKLLKEKKIPKVQMIMDSPMGANVLELFHRTRDWHRLEDNECDEMCSHFTVVSSYRETMELRTDNKPKIVIAGSGMLTGGRMLNYLETQAQNPNNTLLFVGYQAEGTRGRKLLEGEKELKVYGKTVSFQMEVAEIQGLSAHADHAELIDWMSKIKNKPARIFIVHGEKEGAEALQKGIKETYGWDAEIPQLYNIEEIE, encoded by the coding sequence ATGAAAAATAATAAAATTAACATTCACTTTTTGGGAGCAGCAGGTACAGTTACAGGCTCAAAATATTTAGTGGACACAGGAGAAAAAAAAATATTGATAGACTGCGGACTTTTTCAAGGGTTAAAGGAATTACGCCTTAAAAACTGGGAATATCCACCCGTGGAAGTTTCAGAAATTGATATGGTATTGCTTACCCACGGTCATTTAGACCATACTGGTTATCTACCGCGATTGGTAAAACAAGGATTTAATGGACCTATCTATGGCACCAATCCCACGTTGGATATCGCTAAAATTATTTTGAACGATAGCGGAAAAATACAGGAGCAAGAAGCTGAACGTGCCAATAAGGAAGGCTATTCAAAACATAGTCCTGCAGAACCGCTTTACGATTTAAAGGATGTGGAAAAAACCATTCCGCACTTTAAAGGAATTCCACAATCACAATGGATTCCATTATTTGACGGTATTAGAGCTCGCTTCCAATACAACGGACATATTCTGGGTGCAACCTATATTGAGTTGGATGTGCACGGAAAACGTTTTGTCTTTTCAGGAGACATTGGTAGAACCAATGATTTATTGCTCTATCCACCCCTAAAACCAAAAAAAGTGGATGTACTTTTTATAGAATCTACTTATGGTGGAAGGCTTCATCCTGACGAAGTGGAAGCACTTCCGCAAATTGAAAAATTGGTCAACGACACCATTAATAGAGGGGGCAGTCTATTTGTCCCAAGCTTTTCGGTAGAACGTGCCCAGCTAATGATGCTCATCTTTTGGAAATTATTGAAAGAAAAGAAAATTCCAAAAGTACAAATGATAATGGATAGTCCGATGGGTGCCAACGTATTGGAATTGTTTCATAGAACTCGTGATTGGCACAGACTGGAGGACAATGAATGTGATGAAATGTGTTCTCACTTTACGGTCGTAAGCAGTTATCGTGAAACAATGGAATTAAGAACAGACAACAAACCAAAAATCGTGATTGCTGGAAGTGGAATGCTTACAGGTGGAAGAATGCTCAACTATCTCGAAACCCAAGCGCAAAACCCAAATAACACCTTGCTTTTTGTAGGCTATCAAGCTGAAGGCACTCGTGGCAGAAAATTATTGGAAGGCGAAAAAGAATTAAAAGTGTATGGAAAAACGGTATCCTTTCAAATGGAAGTAGCCGAAATCCAAGGTCTCTCGGCACACGCAGACCACGCTGAACTTATAGATTGGATGAGCAAAATAAAAAATAAACCAGCCCGAATTTTTATTGTGCACGGAGAAAAAGAAGGTGCCGAAGCACTTCAAAAAGGAATAAAGGAAACCTATGGGTGGGATGCGGAAATCCCGCAACTCTACAACATTGAAGAAATAGAATAG
- a CDS encoding asparaginase domain-containing protein: MIKILTTGGTIEGLDYVDDKGIKKTNISIGDFLDRANVDFEYEIESIFKKDSRAITEKDRELLVRKIKETSATNILITHGTFTMEDTAKYIGKKDLNKTIVLVGSFILGSSADTDAPFNLGYAISSLQLLKPDVYIAMNGQIFNWNNVSKNLETNKFERNE, from the coding sequence ATGATTAAAATATTAACTACAGGCGGAACTATTGAAGGGTTAGATTATGTAGATGATAAGGGAATCAAAAAAACGAATATATCTATTGGGGATTTTCTCGATAGGGCAAATGTAGATTTTGAATATGAAATTGAAAGTATCTTTAAAAAAGACAGTAGAGCAATAACGGAAAAGGATAGGGAATTGCTTGTTCGCAAGATAAAAGAAACTAGTGCGACTAACATTCTAATTACTCACGGCACTTTCACAATGGAAGATACTGCAAAATATATAGGAAAGAAAGACTTGAACAAAACTATTGTTTTGGTTGGTTCTTTCATATTAGGTTCATCTGCAGATACAGATGCACCGTTTAATTTAGGGTATGCAATAAGCTCATTACAGCTTCTAAAACCGGATGTTTATATTGCTATGAACGGACAAATTTTTAATTGGAACAATGTTTCCAAAAATTTAGAAACCAACAAATTTGAGCGCAATGAATAG
- a CDS encoding ribose-phosphate pyrophosphokinase, with amino-acid sequence MKTILFSLPGNEELTELLAKKMDAEIGKATLRKFPDGESYTRILSDVKDKCVVLVCTLHQPDEKLLPLYFLSHTAKSLGAMCTCLVAPYLAYMRQDKIFNAGEGVTSGFFGKLISGFADSITTVDPHLHRISSLGEVYKIPNKVIHAADAISDWIKENIENPVLIGPDSESEQWVSEVAKKAGAPFTVLQKVRHGDRDVEVSVPDVEKYKNATPILVDDIISTARTMIETVQHLKKAGMKPPICVGIHAVFSGNAYQDLLDSGVEKIVTCNTIPHPSNGIDLSDIMAKEVTKLMHHI; translated from the coding sequence ATGAAAACAATATTATTCAGCCTTCCCGGAAATGAAGAACTCACAGAGCTTTTGGCAAAAAAGATGGATGCAGAAATAGGAAAAGCAACCTTACGCAAGTTTCCAGATGGGGAATCGTACACACGTATATTATCTGATGTTAAAGACAAATGTGTAGTACTGGTATGCACCTTGCACCAACCAGACGAAAAACTGTTACCACTCTACTTTTTAAGCCACACAGCCAAATCATTGGGAGCAATGTGCACCTGTTTAGTCGCACCATATCTCGCATATATGCGTCAGGACAAAATATTCAATGCAGGCGAAGGTGTTACTTCTGGTTTCTTCGGAAAACTGATTTCAGGTTTTGCCGATAGCATTACCACTGTTGACCCGCACTTACATAGAATTAGCTCCTTGGGCGAAGTATATAAAATCCCAAATAAGGTCATTCACGCTGCCGATGCTATTTCAGATTGGATAAAAGAAAACATAGAAAACCCTGTACTTATAGGTCCAGATTCTGAAAGTGAACAATGGGTTTCCGAAGTTGCTAAAAAAGCAGGAGCACCATTTACGGTATTGCAAAAAGTGCGTCACGGCGACCGTGATGTGGAGGTTTCTGTCCCAGATGTGGAAAAATACAAGAATGCCACACCTATTTTGGTAGATGATATTATTTCCACAGCGCGAACAATGATTGAAACCGTACAACATTTGAAAAAAGCAGGAATGAAACCACCTATATGTGTGGGTATTCACGCAGTTTTTTCAGGAAATGCCTATCAAGATTTATTGGATTCCGGGGTGGAAAAAATAGTGACTTGCAATACCATCCCGCATCCTTCAAATGGTATTGATTTAAGCGATATAATGGCAAAAGAAGTTACGAAATTAATGCATCATATATGA
- a CDS encoding MFS transporter, whose amino-acid sequence MERKEKLNRVFLILLSLFVVMLGYGILLPTLPYYTERLAIKGNLDTDLINFHIGLLTSIYPFFQLLFVVVWGKLSDKYGRKPIIICGLIGFVIMQLLTGLATSLTMLYVARIFGGIFTSAVIPVSNAYLSDITSEKRRTKIMAWSGVAISSGVIFGPVIGGFLSQTDIHIKYSIGLLHLDRFSVPFLFVALLGLIVLFVVMKWLKNTARVHRLMTQKVSLRFTFTKYFIVLLILSFVAQFVVTLFETVFSIYGKDELGFNSKQLGLGFMLCGSVMAVLQPVFASYGEKFLSPKKQIAIGFLIAGVSLIAFPFFTSEFLVYGLIIMFAAGGALVTPNLLSAVSLTSKENTGRNISIQSSTGSVGQILGPVVGTWLVAGGFYYPFIIAGLVALVSMGFVLPLMKIKDKT is encoded by the coding sequence ATGGAAAGAAAAGAAAAACTCAACAGGGTATTTTTAATTCTGTTGAGTTTATTTGTAGTGATGTTGGGCTATGGTATATTATTGCCCACCCTTCCTTACTATACCGAAAGGCTAGCAATAAAGGGCAATCTCGACACCGACCTTATCAACTTCCATATTGGATTGCTTACGAGCATCTATCCATTTTTTCAGTTACTATTCGTAGTGGTTTGGGGAAAGCTTTCAGATAAATATGGTCGAAAACCTATAATCATTTGTGGACTAATCGGTTTTGTAATTATGCAATTGCTCACTGGTCTTGCCACGTCTCTAACAATGCTTTATGTTGCTCGAATTTTTGGTGGTATTTTCACATCAGCAGTTATTCCAGTTAGCAACGCATATTTAAGCGACATTACTTCTGAAAAACGGAGAACAAAAATAATGGCCTGGTCAGGCGTTGCCATTAGCTCTGGGGTTATTTTTGGCCCAGTCATTGGTGGCTTTCTATCCCAAACTGATATTCATATAAAATATTCTATAGGTCTGCTACATTTAGACCGATTTTCAGTGCCCTTTTTATTCGTTGCCCTATTAGGATTGATTGTGTTATTCGTTGTGATGAAATGGCTAAAAAACACCGCTCGTGTACATAGGTTAATGACACAAAAAGTGAGCTTGCGATTCACATTTACCAAATATTTTATTGTATTACTCATACTATCCTTTGTAGCCCAATTTGTTGTGACCTTGTTTGAAACTGTTTTTTCAATCTATGGAAAAGATGAATTAGGGTTTAACAGCAAACAGTTGGGTTTAGGTTTTATGCTGTGTGGTTCTGTGATGGCCGTTTTACAGCCTGTATTTGCTAGTTATGGTGAGAAGTTTTTATCGCCTAAAAAGCAAATTGCCATTGGGTTCCTAATAGCCGGAGTATCCTTGATTGCTTTTCCTTTTTTTACAAGTGAATTCTTGGTATATGGATTAATCATTATGTTTGCTGCTGGTGGTGCTTTGGTAACGCCAAACTTGTTATCAGCAGTATCATTGACATCTAAAGAAAATACAGGTAGAAATATATCCATACAAAGCTCAACAGGTAGCGTAGGTCAGATTTTAGGCCCTGTTGTAGGAACGTGGTTAGTAGCAGGTGGGTTTTATTACCCTTTTATCATTGCTGGATTGGTTGCTTTGGTTTCAATGGGATTTGTTCTACCCTTAATGAAAATAAAAGATAAAACGTAG
- a CDS encoding ATP cone domain-containing protein codes for MKHPINIVKYSGDVVAFDVEKLINSLKRSQASEELIEQIVAQVQDQLYDGITTKKIYQMAFKMLKGKSRVSASKYKLKKALMELGPSGFPFEKLVGKLLAHEGFSTQVGVIVQGNCVQHEVDVIAQKDNTHYMIECKYHSDQGRFCNVKIPLYIHSRFLDVEKQWERQKGHEAKLHKGGVYTNTRFTSDAVQYGKCVELLLTSWDYPIGDGLKDRIDKLGLHPLTALTTLTKAEKTKLLDEGIVLCKELHEKPVLLEKIGIDKKRHKKILEDSEALCKSS; via the coding sequence ATGAAACATCCAATCAACATAGTAAAATATTCGGGCGATGTGGTAGCCTTTGATGTGGAGAAACTTATCAATTCCTTAAAACGTTCCCAAGCAAGTGAAGAATTGATTGAGCAAATAGTAGCACAAGTTCAAGACCAATTATACGATGGTATTACCACAAAAAAAATCTATCAAATGGCATTTAAAATGCTAAAAGGTAAGTCGAGAGTAAGTGCTTCAAAATACAAACTCAAAAAAGCCCTGATGGAATTAGGTCCTTCTGGCTTCCCATTTGAGAAGTTGGTAGGCAAACTATTGGCGCACGAAGGATTTTCAACACAGGTTGGTGTCATAGTTCAAGGCAATTGCGTTCAGCACGAAGTGGATGTGATAGCCCAAAAAGACAATACCCATTATATGATTGAATGTAAATACCACAGTGACCAAGGTAGGTTTTGCAACGTGAAAATTCCCTTATATATCCACTCAAGATTTTTAGATGTTGAAAAACAATGGGAACGTCAAAAAGGTCACGAAGCCAAGCTTCATAAAGGAGGCGTGTACACCAATACACGATTTACAAGTGATGCGGTGCAATATGGTAAATGCGTAGAGCTACTATTGACAAGTTGGGATTATCCAATTGGTGACGGTTTAAAAGACAGAATAGATAAGTTGGGCCTGCACCCTTTAACCGCATTAACTACCCTAACCAAAGCTGAAAAAACAAAGTTATTAGATGAAGGTATCGTGCTCTGCAAGGAGCTTCACGAAAAACCTGTGTTATTGGAAAAGATAGGAATTGATAAAAAAAGACACAAAAAGATTTTAGAAGATTCAGAAGCACTATGTAAAAGCTCTTGA
- a CDS encoding thymidine phosphorylase family protein gives MEQHSNILKYKHLGIYTQNENVVYMREDCHVCVSEGFEALTRIRISNVTTSIVASLNVLNSDILSPNEIGLSDAAAKKLNVSENDTLYVSHLEPIESLSHVRAKIYNQKLDYSAFNEIITDIVEGDYSNIHLSAFITACAGDRLDIDEISDLTKAMIASGKQLDWNKEIVVDKHCIGGLPGNRTTPLVVAIVAAYGLTMPKTSSRAITSPAGTADTMEVMTNVTLSLEEIKTVVEKEGGCIVWGGTAQLSPADDILIKIEKALDIDSEGQLIASVLSKKAAAGSTHVVIDIPVGETAKVRSTEMAQKLKNHMETVGTAVGLNVKVVITDGTQPVGRGIGPALEAIDILKVLKNEADAPNDLKERALTLASELFELSGKVEKGKGLVTANQLLKSGKAYEKFVAICKAQGRFSKPVLAPYKIEIKAEKSGVLKRIDNRKIAKLAKLSGAPNSKSAGILLNVHLDEKIEIDQLLYTIYAESQGELNYALEYKNNHDNIITII, from the coding sequence ATGGAACAACACTCAAACATATTAAAATATAAGCATCTCGGAATCTATACACAAAACGAGAATGTAGTGTATATGCGTGAAGATTGCCACGTCTGTGTTTCCGAAGGGTTTGAGGCACTTACCCGAATAAGGATATCCAATGTAACCACATCAATCGTAGCAAGCCTTAATGTTTTAAATTCAGATATTCTGTCACCAAATGAAATAGGGCTATCTGATGCTGCTGCGAAAAAACTGAATGTTTCAGAAAATGATACCTTGTACGTTTCACATTTGGAACCTATTGAATCGTTAAGCCACGTCAGAGCGAAAATCTATAATCAAAAACTGGACTATTCAGCATTCAATGAAATCATAACTGATATTGTTGAAGGCGACTATTCAAACATCCACCTTTCAGCATTTATTACGGCCTGTGCAGGTGACCGATTGGATATTGATGAGATATCCGACCTTACCAAAGCAATGATAGCTTCTGGAAAGCAGTTGGATTGGAACAAAGAAATCGTAGTCGATAAGCATTGCATTGGCGGATTACCTGGCAATAGAACCACACCATTAGTGGTTGCCATTGTGGCTGCTTACGGGCTTACGATGCCAAAAACATCATCGAGAGCTATCACTTCGCCAGCAGGCACAGCTGATACTATGGAAGTAATGACCAATGTTACCCTTTCATTAGAAGAAATAAAAACCGTGGTTGAAAAAGAAGGAGGCTGCATTGTTTGGGGCGGTACAGCGCAATTGAGTCCTGCGGACGATATTCTTATTAAAATTGAAAAAGCCTTGGATATTGACAGCGAAGGCCAGCTAATCGCTTCGGTACTTTCAAAAAAAGCTGCGGCAGGCTCAACGCACGTCGTCATTGATATTCCCGTGGGAGAAACCGCCAAGGTACGTAGTACAGAAATGGCTCAAAAACTAAAAAACCATATGGAAACCGTTGGAACGGCTGTTGGGTTGAATGTAAAAGTTGTTATAACAGATGGCACACAGCCTGTCGGAAGAGGTATTGGTCCTGCTTTAGAAGCCATCGATATATTGAAAGTTTTAAAAAACGAAGCTGATGCACCAAATGACCTAAAGGAAAGGGCTTTGACTTTAGCTTCTGAACTATTTGAGCTTTCTGGGAAAGTAGAAAAAGGGAAAGGATTAGTAACCGCAAATCAACTTCTCAAATCTGGAAAAGCTTATGAAAAATTTGTGGCCATTTGCAAAGCACAAGGTCGCTTTTCAAAACCTGTTTTAGCACCTTATAAAATCGAAATTAAAGCCGAAAAGTCAGGAGTTTTAAAAAGAATTGATAACCGAAAGATTGCAAAACTCGCCAAGCTTTCGGGGGCACCAAACTCAAAGTCGGCAGGGATTCTTTTAAATGTCCATTTAGACGAAAAAATTGAAATAGACCAATTGTTATATACAATATATGCAGAATCTCAAGGCGAACTTAATTATGCTTTGGAATATAAAAATAACCACGACAACATCATAACCATAATTTAA
- a CDS encoding copper-translocating P-type ATPase gives MDKDKNHKDKKMDHSKMDHSKMNEDNIDHSKMEDPKSDDHSKMDHSKMDHSKMKHDHGSIPMGMAGHDHHKMMIADFRKRFWVTLVLTIPILFFSPMIQDFFGYEFLLPGNQYILFALSSVVYFYGGWPFLTGFWSEVKKGAPGMMTLIAMAISVAYFYSSATVFGLQGVDFFWELATLIAIMLVGHWIEMKSVLGASKALQLLVSMMPAEAHRVKGDTIEDISLEDLLKDDVILVKPGEKVPADGIIIEGSSYLNESMLTGESKPVKKEEKDKVIGGSVNGNGSIKVKVEHTGKDSYLNKVITMVEEAQKTKSKMQNLSDRAAKWLTYIALSIGFGTLAVWLILGFPFVYALERMVTVMVIACPHALGLAIPLVVAISTAVSAQNGLLIRNRTAFEESRKISTLLFDKTGTLTKGDFGVTRIESVDKKYSSDEVLRLASALEQSSEHPIAVGIIKKVKEDKVAIPNPENFNAITGKGVEANVEGKQVKVVSPGYLRDEKITIPEDAYSDAAETVVFVLIEGALAGYIALADEIRLESAEAIRVFKENNIKVLMATGDNEKTAKAVSDKLGLDGYYAEVLPHQKVEIVKELQGKGEFVAMTGDGVNDAPALAQANVGIAVGSGTDVAAETADIILVNSNPQDIANLILFGKATYNKMIQNLIWATGYNVVAIPLAAGVLYSSGFVLGPAVGAVFMSLSTIIVAINAQLLKRKIGKK, from the coding sequence ATGGACAAGGACAAAAATCACAAGGACAAAAAAATGGACCATTCGAAGATGGACCATTCTAAAATGAATGAAGATAACATCGACCATTCAAAAATGGAAGACCCAAAATCGGACGACCATAGCAAGATGGACCACAGTAAAATGGACCATTCAAAGATGAAACACGACCACGGAAGCATACCAATGGGTATGGCAGGCCACGACCATCATAAGATGATGATTGCCGATTTTAGGAAACGGTTTTGGGTAACCCTTGTACTTACTATTCCCATACTGTTCTTCTCGCCGATGATTCAGGACTTTTTTGGATATGAGTTTTTGCTTCCCGGAAACCAATATATCCTTTTTGCACTTTCATCCGTAGTTTATTTTTACGGTGGTTGGCCATTTTTAACAGGATTTTGGTCTGAAGTAAAAAAAGGTGCACCAGGAATGATGACCTTAATAGCAATGGCCATTAGTGTGGCCTATTTTTATAGTTCCGCAACAGTCTTCGGATTGCAGGGTGTCGATTTTTTCTGGGAACTAGCAACTCTAATCGCTATTATGCTTGTGGGCCATTGGATAGAAATGAAAAGTGTCTTGGGTGCCTCAAAAGCCTTACAGCTTCTAGTAAGTATGATGCCTGCCGAAGCTCACAGAGTAAAAGGCGATACAATTGAAGATATTTCATTGGAAGATTTATTGAAAGATGATGTGATATTGGTAAAGCCCGGCGAGAAAGTTCCTGCCGATGGTATCATAATCGAAGGGTCTAGTTATCTGAACGAATCTATGTTAACTGGAGAATCAAAACCAGTAAAAAAAGAAGAAAAGGATAAAGTAATTGGAGGTTCTGTAAACGGCAATGGCAGCATAAAGGTAAAAGTGGAACATACAGGAAAAGACAGTTATCTCAACAAGGTTATCACAATGGTTGAGGAAGCACAAAAGACCAAGTCCAAAATGCAAAATCTATCGGATAGAGCAGCAAAGTGGTTGACTTATATTGCCTTGTCTATAGGATTTGGTACGTTGGCAGTTTGGTTAATTCTAGGGTTCCCTTTCGTTTATGCATTAGAAAGAATGGTTACCGTTATGGTCATCGCTTGTCCACACGCACTTGGCCTTGCCATTCCACTTGTAGTTGCGATTTCTACCGCAGTATCTGCTCAAAATGGGCTATTGATTCGTAATAGAACCGCATTTGAGGAATCACGCAAAATATCCACTCTGCTCTTTGACAAAACAGGAACATTGACTAAAGGGGATTTTGGCGTTACCCGAATTGAATCGGTAGATAAAAAATATTCTTCAGATGAAGTATTAAGACTGGCAAGTGCCTTGGAACAAAGCTCGGAACATCCTATTGCCGTGGGAATTATTAAAAAAGTGAAAGAAGACAAGGTTGCTATTCCCAATCCTGAAAACTTTAATGCGATTACAGGTAAAGGTGTAGAGGCAAACGTAGAAGGCAAGCAGGTGAAAGTAGTGAGTCCGGGCTATTTAAGGGATGAAAAAATTACCATTCCTGAAGATGCTTATAGTGACGCCGCTGAAACGGTTGTATTTGTATTAATTGAAGGTGCTTTAGCAGGATACATTGCTCTTGCTGATGAAATAAGACTTGAATCTGCCGAAGCCATAAGGGTCTTTAAAGAAAACAACATAAAAGTCTTGATGGCAACTGGCGATAACGAAAAAACCGCCAAAGCCGTAAGCGATAAACTTGGATTGGATGGATATTATGCCGAAGTATTGCCACACCAAAAAGTGGAAATCGTAAAAGAATTGCAAGGTAAAGGAGAATTTGTGGCTATGACGGGAGATGGCGTTAATGATGCACCTGCTTTGGCACAAGCAAACGTGGGTATTGCCGTAGGTTCGGGAACCGATGTGGCAGCAGAAACAGCAGACATTATTTTGGTAAACAGTAATCCACAGGATATTGCGAACTTAATTTTATTTGGAAAGGCTACCTACAATAAAATGATTCAGAACTTAATATGGGCAACGGGTTATAACGTGGTTGCAATACCATTAGCCGCTGGAGTTCTGTATTCTTCAGGATTTGTTTTAGGACCTGCGGTAGGAGCTGTATTTATGAGTTTGAGTACAATTATAGTGGCCATTAATGCGCAATTATTAAAGCGAAAAATCGGTAAAAAATAA
- a CDS encoding helix-turn-helix domain-containing protein: MFTLYFSGKKPSSNFKRFLILGLLFVVYNATGGFLPTDNFPGPFILQYIITYSVAITLCVYIVYYLYKEYDIVVLKFNSSIRNLAIFATASYITLFLVPYLITGSLDSARILFTIPISVAAFVFLFIFYRRISNPSNPNAFILRRNRLSIISVGSIALLPICTVIGDYQWLTFTVMNLAFYAITTIEVDRYLYFIENNNRMYEVFALKKKQKVEAIERKIFYEDLTRREIEVALSILSDLSYRNIAKDLFIAESTVSKHASNIFKKTSVKNRREFLKRFRKKKK; this comes from the coding sequence TTGTTTACACTCTACTTTTCTGGAAAGAAACCGAGCAGTAATTTTAAGCGGTTTCTAATTCTTGGTTTATTATTTGTTGTCTATAACGCTACTGGCGGATTTCTTCCGACTGATAATTTTCCTGGACCATTTATACTTCAATACATCATAACATATAGCGTGGCAATCACATTGTGCGTTTACATTGTATATTATCTCTACAAGGAGTATGATATTGTCGTTCTGAAATTTAATTCTTCAATTCGGAATCTTGCCATATTTGCAACCGCTAGTTATATCACTCTATTTTTAGTTCCCTATCTTATCACAGGGTCTTTGGACTCTGCCAGAATTCTCTTTACCATACCGATTTCAGTCGCTGCCTTTGTTTTTCTATTTATATTTTACAGACGAATTTCGAATCCAAGCAATCCCAATGCCTTTATTTTAAGGCGTAATAGATTATCTATCATAAGTGTGGGAAGTATTGCATTGTTACCTATTTGTACAGTTATTGGAGATTATCAATGGTTGACCTTTACCGTGATGAACTTGGCCTTCTATGCCATAACCACCATTGAAGTAGACAGGTATTTATACTTTATAGAAAATAATAACCGAATGTACGAAGTGTTCGCTCTCAAAAAAAAGCAAAAGGTTGAAGCGATCGAACGTAAGATTTTTTATGAAGATTTGACGAGAAGAGAAATTGAGGTTGCTCTTTCCATTTTAAGTGATTTAAGCTATAGAAATATTGCTAAAGATTTATTCATTGCAGAAAGCACCGTATCAAAACACGCTTCAAATATCTTCAAAAAGACAAGCGTAAAAAATAGGCGTGAATTCTTAAAACGATTTCGTAAGAAAAAGAAATAA
- a CDS encoding universal stress protein, with amino-acid sequence MKNILVPTDFSENCTKAAYLGIKMAKLYDAEIHFLHLMTTPVDWVKLSKLKEKRYPETVKQIGIAKAKLRALEKEAEHEGLKCRTFLQFDSGQKDILEHSGHFHHDFIITGSSGTKGLVREVIGSNVDKIVRKANAPIIVVKEDEVTFPFKDIVFLSDFKEDVSIPFKEVLSIAEKCDSKIHLLRINTETDFNSIELGLNPVKEFLQKFPDFSKYSMSVYNEPSVEAGINTFLNHQSADLIVMSTHGKTGFLNLFSKSIAEGITNHSALPVMTIHIKK; translated from the coding sequence ATGAAAAATATACTTGTACCCACCGATTTCTCTGAAAACTGCACAAAGGCAGCCTATTTAGGCATTAAAATGGCCAAACTATACGATGCAGAGATACATTTTTTACACTTGATGACAACACCTGTAGATTGGGTAAAATTGAGTAAACTCAAAGAAAAGCGCTATCCCGAAACTGTAAAGCAAATTGGTATTGCCAAAGCCAAATTGCGTGCGTTGGAAAAAGAGGCAGAACACGAAGGTCTTAAATGTCGAACTTTTCTACAATTTGATTCAGGACAAAAAGATATTTTAGAACATTCCGGTCACTTTCACCACGATTTCATTATTACTGGAAGTAGCGGCACCAAAGGACTCGTTAGGGAAGTAATAGGCAGTAACGTTGATAAAATTGTAAGAAAGGCAAATGCACCAATTATTGTGGTAAAAGAGGATGAAGTAACGTTTCCGTTTAAGGACATCGTATTCCTTTCAGATTTTAAGGAAGACGTGAGCATACCGTTCAAGGAAGTACTGTCCATTGCAGAAAAATGTGACTCAAAAATTCATTTGTTACGCATAAATACAGAAACGGATTTTAATAGTATAGAACTTGGGCTGAACCCTGTTAAGGAATTTCTTCAAAAGTTCCCTGATTTCAGCAAATATTCAATGAGTGTTTACAACGAACCTTCAGTGGAAGCAGGCATCAATACATTTTTAAATCACCAATCAGCAGATTTGATTGTGATGAGCACACACGGAAAGACAGGATTTTTGAATCTTTTTTCAAAAAGCATTGCCGAGGGCATAACCAATCATTCTGCTCTACCAGTAATGACAATACATATAAAAAAATGA
- a CDS encoding phosphoribosylpyrophosphate synthetase: protein MKNYDTLSEAINDLQASEYPYDFNLKPECLECASLKIEIHPEDFKVDKTYRFEGMSSTDDNSILYAISSKNGIKGLLVDAYGVYAENISEAMRKKLR, encoded by the coding sequence ATGAAAAATTACGATACACTATCAGAAGCTATTAACGATTTACAGGCAAGTGAATATCCTTATGATTTTAACTTAAAACCTGAATGCCTGGAATGTGCGTCACTAAAAATTGAGATTCATCCAGAGGATTTCAAAGTAGATAAAACCTATCGTTTTGAAGGTATGAGCAGTACCGATGATAATAGCATTCTATACGCCATTTCATCCAAAAATGGAATAAAGGGTCTTTTGGTGGATGCCTACGGCGTATATGCCGAAAACATTTCAGAAGCAATGCGGAAAAAATTACGATAA